From a single Nicotiana tomentosiformis chromosome 2, ASM39032v3, whole genome shotgun sequence genomic region:
- the LOC104107286 gene encoding uncharacterized protein, with amino-acid sequence MAKSMRCKREKRLRAIKREIVASEPSVLKKEAAKLAAQEAALAAPKLVVKSPFTSTTMDTSTSTPNNDNSMDVEMADGNQSAKSLKPLGRKMKKKLKIAKKKHFGKGKIRRKNV; translated from the exons ATGGCGAAGTCAATGAGGTGTAAGAGGGAAAAGAGGCTGAGAGCTATAAAGAGAGAGATAGTGGCTTCAGAGCCCTCTGTCCTTAAGAAAGAAGCTGCTAAATTAGCTGCCCAAGAAGCTGCCCTTGCTGCCCCTAAGCTTGTTGTCAAGTCTCCCTTCACATCCACTACCATGGATACTTCGACCTCTACTCCTAATAACGACAACAGCATGG ATGTGGAGATGGCTGATGGAAATCAAAGTGCAAAATCTTTAAAACCTCTTGGAAGGAAGATGAAAAAGAAGCTTAAAATAGCGAAGAAGAAGCATTTTGGCAAGGGAAAGATCAGGAGGAAGAATGTTTGA
- the LOC104107287 gene encoding transcription termination factor MTERF2, chloroplastic-like gives MLQSLYKCQRNLCTKIRKSSLFVQSVSTSCGSNTSTDESKLVINLCHRRSHGLSEETLISEAKLLQLDTHTCSKVSAVPEFFQNHGFSATQVKKIIRLRPKLLASGVDETLKPKLQFLQSIGFSEDECRKIICRNPNILLCSIRKLLTPSFNSLKTFMGSKVKAMAAIKRSPQILNMKISHSLKQTIQVLHQIGIPDSQVSEFIFKSPVILTINPQKMSEVGLRLKEMGFDVTSTAFRTAFAAMSILRHSKLERKLETYRSIGFSDVEILNIFRSQPTCMFYSEENIRAIVAFYVDRLHFSPSHLSQRPAFLLCSVERRLIPRCSVMQVLWSRGIISEVGKLSSILMTMEKDFLPKYVTKYEAKVPELLAAYRGELKFKEYSFHLHEIRQISMSRGSSSKTKVA, from the coding sequence ATGCTTCAATCTCTGTATAAATGCCAAAGAAACTTGTGTACAAAGATCAGGAAAAGTAGCCTCTTTGTGCAGTCTGTGTCAACTAGCTGTGGCAGCAACACCTCAACTGATGAGAGCAAGTTGGTTATTAATTTGTGTCACAGGAGGTCGCATGGTTTATCAGAAGAAACTCTCATTAGTGAAGCAAAACTACTCCAATTAGACACgcatacatgttcaaaagtttcaGCTGTACCTGAATTCTTCCAAAACCATGGGTTTTCTGCAACCCAAGTGAAGAAAATAATTAGACTACGCCCTAAACTACTAGCATCAGGGGTGGACGAAACCCTAAAGCCCAAGTTGCAGTTCTTGCAATCAATTGGCTTTTCTGAAGATGAATGCAGAAAGATTATCTGTCGTAACCCCAACATACTCCTCTGTAGCATAAGGAAACTACTGACTCCATCCTTTAATTCCCTGAAAACTTTCATGGGTAGTAAAGTGAAAGCAATGGCTGCCATCAAGCGAAGTCCACAAATCCTTAATATGAAGATCTCTCATAGTTTGAAGCAGACTATACAGGTATTGCACCAAATTGGTATTCCTGATTCTCAAGTTTCAGAGTTTATTTTCAAATCTCCTGTTATCTTGACCATAAATCCCCAAAAGATGAGTGAGGTTGGCTTGAGACTCAAGGAAATGGGGTTTGATGTTACTTCTACAGCATTTAGGACGGCTTTTGCTGCAATGTCTATACTTAGGCATTCCAAACTCGAAAGGAAATTGGAAACCTACAGAAGTATAGGCTTTTCAGATGTCGAGATCCTTAATATTTTCAGATCGCAGCCGACTTGCATGTTCTATAGTGAGGAAAATATCAGGGCAATTGTGGCATTCTATGTTGACAGACTCCATTTTAGCCCGTCACACTTGTCACAAAGACCAGCTTTTCTATTGTGTAGTGTGGAGAGGAGGCTTATTCCAAGGTGTTCTGTGATGCAAGTTTTGTGGTCAAGAGGCATTATTTCAGAAGTTGGCAAGCTATCCTCGATATTAATGACTATGGAAAAGGACTTCTTACCCAAGTATGTtactaaatatgaagcaaaagTTCCTGAACTGCTGGCTGCCTACCGCGGTGAACTTAAGTTCAAAGAGTACAGTTTTCATTTGCATGAAATTCGTCAGATTTCAATGTCAAGGGGATCATCTTCAAAAACTAAAGTAGCTTAG